From Trichomycterus rosablanca isolate fTriRos1 chromosome 27, fTriRos1.hap1, whole genome shotgun sequence, a single genomic window includes:
- the cdkl5 gene encoding cyclin-dependent kinase-like 5: protein MKILLTGDVMNKFEVLGIVGEGAYGVVLKCRHKETKELVAIKKFKDSEENEEVKETTLRELKMLRTLKQENIVELKEAFRRRGKLYLVFEYVEKNMLELLEEMPNGAPPDKVRNYIYQLIRAINWCHKNEIVHRDIKPENLLISNNDILKLCDFGFARNLSEGSDANYTEYVATRWYRSPELLLGAPYGKAVDMWSVGCILGELSDGQPLFPGESEIDQLFTIQKVLGPLPPEQMKLFYSNSRFAGLRFPTVSHPQTLERRYLGIINGLMLDLMKNLLLLNPSERFLTEQCLNHHVFQVLRVLERPAPPSPTPPRSSKRKQYHGDNTIPSRSKSSSHRRANNKDCSSLPRHEDLRRSTEGFLNGGGIPMGSSLSPVLHPKSYQSQTLSRSISCSKELANNNLPHLLSPKDVKGKTEFDFTLGPKSTAGVDVSTGKYLKSSKSNRQPTSSYVEGKTSTLQSSDKHGRHGYMETSHGSMPSSSSSKSTSSFLSLSKSHGALSDAKSVSNLAESRLHLDETAPASGSNSRYFPTSCLDLNAPPNSPRAERHSGSDRQGHSPSGRNNPRMEGGTLDSHHSSGRKKTSEEPKVPDALDPARGAGGGHNHSLSAPHESVPYGLGYTSPFSSQQRPHRHSMYVRRERHKTHGQEAGLTVGPGAPSRASSLQLLSPQLMHRTLPRHPNSSSREELSQDLSRNEQSPKEKSHAHGPMKDSTRDNTVPFHSQRPKNEVGMYHDPHVEDGSKENRIIYSDSMPRRVGSFYRVPSPRPDNSFHDSAAQSRVSAVPTDSATLASHSKRQTNFDPWNNSEAMAINPPEVPKQKEKQGFFRAIKKKKKKSQPTEGCEGRNPSIKKSLFPLFNSKNNLKHNSSVLPVLAQPMVAAEGQQDPLVLQRPVKSSSHHSSHHRTRDRDRDRDRDRERDRNRERGHDRERDGDNTWPIEKHANVQPQNQPLRSLRKLLHLSSPPSTSAPPSQPPPPPPPDRSSELRFQPIVNPPPKAPPPAMPEVRGIPVGSITPNTKSRKPHNYPMPGQIESGWHASAPFPDQMVSKGGQNGIGFARAPRARMPNLNDLKETAL from the exons GAAACAAAAGAACTTGTGGCCATAAAGAAGTTCAAAGATAGTGAAG AAAATGAGGAGGTCAAGGAGACGACGCTGCGGGAGCTGAAGATGCTCCGCACGCTGAAGCAGGAGAACATCGTTGAGCTGAAGGAAGCTTTTCGACGCCGTGGGAAACTGTACCTGGTGTTCGAATATGTAGAAAAG AACATGCTGGAGCTGCTGGAAGAAATGCCAAATGGTGCACCACCTGATAAAGTACGCAACTACATTTATCAGCTGATCAGGGCGATAAACTGGTGCCATAAGAATGAGATCGTACACAGAG ACATAAAGCCTGAAAATCTCCTCATCAGCAACAATGACATCCTCAAGCTGTGTGATTTCG GCTTTGCCCGCAATCTCTCTGAAGGCAGTGATGCTAATTACACTGAATATGTGGCCACCAGATGGTATCGATCTCCCGAGCTGCTTCTTGG GGCTCCATACGGAAAGGCAGTGGATATGTGGTCAGTAGGATGTATCCTGGGCGAGCTGAGTGATGGACAGCCTTTGTTTCCGGGTGAGAGCGAGATCGACCAGCTCTTCACCATTCAGAAAGTGCTGGGACCGTTGCCGCCCGAACAAATGAAGCTTTTCTACAGCAATTCCCGCTTCGCCGGCCTTCGG TTTCCCACAGTCAGTCATCCTCAGACCTTGGAAAGGAGGTACCTGGGCATCATTAATGGCCTCATGCTGGATCTTATGAAG aacCTGCTGCTGTTGAACCCGTCTGAGAGATTTCTGACCGAGCAGTGTTTAAACCACCACGTGTTTCAAGTGCTAAGAGTCCTAGAACGTCCAGCGCCTCCTTCGCCCACCCCACCTCGCTCCTCCAAGAGGAAACAATATCATGGGGACAACACCATCCCCAGCCG CAGTAAGAGCTCCAGTCATCGGCGCGCCAACAACAAAGACTGCTCCTCCCTGCCACGCCACGAGGACCTGCGGCGTAGCACAGAAGGCTTTCTGAACGGTGGTGGCATTCCGATGGGGTCCAGTCTGAGTCCCGTGCTTCATCCCAAGAGCTATCAAAGCCAGACACTAAGCCGCTCAATCTCCTGCAGCAAAGAGCTGGCCAACAACAACCTACCCCACCTCCTAAGCCCCAAAGATGTTAAGGGCAAGACAGAGTTTGACTTCACTTTGGGGCCCAAATCCACAGCAGGGGTGGATGTCTCAACCGGCAAGTACCTCAAATCATCAAAATCGAACCGCCAGCCTACGTCGTCCTACGTGGAGGGCAAGACGAGCACCCTGCAGTCGAGCGACAAACACGGGCGGCACGGCTACATGGAGACCTCCCACGGCTCCATGCCGTCGTCGTCTTCTTCCAAGAGCACCTCTTCTTTCCTCAGCCTGTCCAAGAGCCACGGCGCACTGAGCGACGCCAAGTCTGTCAGCAACCTAGCCGAGTCACGGCTTCACCTGGACGAAACGGCGCCCGCCTCGGGATCTAATTCCCGCTACTTTCCGACCAGCTGCTTGGACCTGAACGCGCCACCCAACAGCCCTCGAGCGGAGCGTCATTCCGGCTCAGACCGCCAGGGTCACAGCCCATCGGGGCGCAACAACCCCCGTATGGAAGGTGGAACCCTGGACTCGCATCACTCCTCGGGACGTAAGAAGACCTCCGAGGAACCAAAAGTGCCAGACGCTCTGGACCCGGCCAGGGGAGCAGGAGGTGGACACAATCATTCGCTTTCGGCCCCGCACGAGTCCGTCCCGTACGGTCTGGGCTACACCAGTCCATTCTCATCCCAGCAGCGCCCACACAGGCACTCCATGTACGTGCGACGTGAGCGACACAAGACCCACGGTCAGGAGGCGGGACTGACGGTGGGCCCCGGGGCGCCCTCGAGAGCCAGTAGCCTCCAGCTGCTTTCCCCACAGCTGATGCACCGCACGTTACCGCGTCACCCAAACAGCTCCTCAAGAGAAGAACTCAGCCAGGATCTCAGCAGG AATGAACAGTCTCCTAAAGAGAAGTCTCACGCTCATGGTCCAATGAAAGACTCAACAAGGGATAACACTGTGCCGTTCCACTCACAGCGACCTAAAAATGAG GTGGGGATGTATCATGATCCACATGTGGAGGATGGGTCCAAGGAGAACAGGATCATTTATAGTGATTCCATGCCTCGCAGAGTGGGCAGCTTCTACAGAG TTCCGTCTCCTCGACCAGACAATTCGTTCCATGACAGTGCAGCCCAGAGCAGAGTTTCAGCCGTACCTACAGACAGTGCTACTCTGGCCAGTCACTCAAAACGCCAGACAAACTTCGACCCTTG GAATAACTCTGAGGCAATGGCTATAAACCCACCCGAGGTTCCCAAACAGAAGGAAAAACAGGGTTTCTTTAGAgcaataaagaagaaaaagaagaaatcaCAACCG ACGGAGGGCTGCGAGGGAAGGAACCCGAGCATCAAGAAAAGCCTTTTCCCCCTCTTTAACTCAAAGAATAACTTAAAGCATAACTCTTCTGTGCTTCCTGTCCTTGCTCAGCCCATG GTTGCGGCCGAAGGTCAGCAGGACCCGCTGGTGCTCCAGAGACCAGTCAAATCCTCGTCTCACCACAGCAGTCATCACCGGACCAGGGACAGAGATCGAGACAGGGACAGGGACCGGGAACGGGACAGGAACCGGGAGCGAGGTCACGATCGAGAGAGAGACGGGGACAACACCTGGCCTatagaaaaacatgcaaacgtGCAACCACAG AACCAGCCTCTGAGGTCTCTGCGGAAGTTGCTGCACCTGTCCTCTCCGCCCTCCACCTCGGCCCCCCCAAGTCAGCCaccccctcctcctcctccagatCGCTCATCCGAATTGCGCTTCCAGCCCATAGTCAACCCGCCGCCCAAAGCACCGCCCCCCGCTATGCCTGAAGTGCGGGGCATTCCGGTGGGCAGCATCACCCCTAACACCAAGAGCCGCAAACCACACAACTACCCCATGCCGGGGCAGATAGAGTCCGGCTGGCATGCCAGTGCTCCCTTCCCTGATCAGATGGTTAGCAAAGGTGGGCAGAATGGCATCGGGTTTGCTAGGGCTCCTCGTGCTCGAATGCCAAACCTCAATGACCTCAAAGAGACTGCTTTGTAG